One Spirochaeta africana DSM 8902 genomic window carries:
- a CDS encoding type III pantothenate kinase, translating to MNSKAHSDGLVLCLDVGNSQVYAGLFDEAGTIALRFRQYSGKGVSADEYGVFLKSALRENGFDPQHITSIVMCSVVPDRVYSIRRACAKYFAIEPLLLQAGVRTGLQVGYRNPLEVGADRIANAVGAAELYPGRNCIIADLGTATTLEALTGDRRYLGGSIAPGLRLSMEVLEQNTAKLPAVEILSAEAACGRSTVESIQSGLYFGHLGMMRELVTRIREECFDSERSSAVSQLSEGAAEAGEPLVIGTGGFAHLFADAGIFDVIEPDLVLFGLYVTLRRNQ from the coding sequence ATGAACAGTAAAGCACACAGCGATGGTCTGGTTCTGTGTCTGGATGTAGGAAACAGCCAGGTATATGCTGGCTTGTTCGATGAGGCAGGCACGATAGCCCTGAGGTTTCGCCAGTATTCCGGTAAGGGCGTCAGCGCCGATGAGTACGGGGTCTTCCTGAAGTCGGCGTTGCGGGAAAACGGATTTGACCCCCAGCATATTACCAGTATCGTAATGTGCTCGGTCGTACCCGACCGGGTATACTCGATACGGCGGGCATGCGCCAAATACTTTGCTATTGAACCACTGCTGCTGCAGGCGGGGGTCAGAACCGGGTTGCAGGTCGGCTACAGAAATCCACTGGAGGTTGGTGCCGACCGGATTGCCAATGCGGTGGGTGCTGCAGAATTATACCCGGGGCGTAACTGCATCATTGCAGACCTGGGAACGGCAACCACACTTGAGGCCCTTACCGGCGATCGCAGGTATCTCGGGGGATCGATTGCGCCAGGTCTTCGGCTCAGCATGGAGGTTCTCGAGCAGAATACCGCCAAGCTGCCGGCGGTAGAGATTCTTTCGGCCGAGGCTGCCTGCGGGCGTTCAACAGTGGAAAGCATTCAGTCCGGGCTGTATTTCGGGCATCTCGGCATGATGCGTGAACTGGTAACCCGGATCAGGGAAGAGTGTTTCGACAGCGAGCGGTCATCAGCTGTATCGCAGCTGTCAGAGGGCGCTGCAGAGGCGGGGGAACCGCTGGTGATCGGTACCGGCGGGTTCGCCCACTTGTTTGCCGATGCCGGGATCTTCGATGTAATCGAACCCGATCTCGTGCTGTTCGGCCTGTACGTCACGTTAAGGAGAAATCAATGA
- a CDS encoding hybrid sensor histidine kinase/response regulator has protein sequence MIHTSGNWNPLRALVVDDERTTLRAVSAALEDNGFSVESFTDPAKALLSFGSDDFDVVLSDFYMPEMNGDAFLKEIRAKNADCAFLFLAADSNLKQAIELIQQGADDYIVKPVVVHDLIFRVRRSLAAIRRRQSETNWQQLYAAKDIRQTEKMIDQLSKAINQTGGYLWLDLLKEELQHPHDGKYTVSTEIGDMVLETAEVQKQILEYITLIADTNRFKLDPETVPIETMIQSCVDFCRRRLETELADFERPLSIGTPRIYPDGMITVDMQSVYDVLNELLINAIKFSPARSRIVLSADLQTVGTHSQLAITLQNTAQRGSLTDEKGELAVGIPANYTETVFDLFFSTDDFHTPLPLEKWPNGAGLYIARKIMKRQNGWLRTGTGTDHTAEQAVPVVRFTIILPVLPV, from the coding sequence ATGATCCATACCTCCGGCAATTGGAACCCCTTGCGTGCACTGGTAGTTGATGATGAACGTACAACATTGCGAGCAGTCTCAGCTGCATTGGAGGATAATGGGTTCTCGGTGGAATCCTTCACAGACCCTGCCAAGGCGTTACTGTCCTTTGGTTCTGACGATTTTGATGTGGTGCTATCAGATTTTTACATGCCGGAGATGAACGGTGATGCCTTTCTGAAAGAGATTCGCGCAAAAAACGCAGACTGTGCCTTTCTGTTTCTGGCTGCAGACTCTAATCTGAAGCAGGCCATTGAGCTGATTCAACAGGGCGCAGATGACTACATCGTGAAGCCGGTGGTTGTGCATGACCTGATATTCCGGGTTCGTAGAAGCCTGGCGGCAATCCGTCGGCGGCAATCAGAAACCAACTGGCAGCAGCTCTACGCCGCCAAAGACATCAGGCAAACCGAAAAGATGATTGATCAGTTATCCAAGGCAATAAATCAAACCGGCGGATACCTGTGGTTGGATCTGCTCAAAGAGGAGCTGCAGCACCCACACGATGGGAAATATACGGTCAGCACCGAGATCGGCGACATGGTTCTGGAAACCGCTGAGGTGCAGAAGCAGATACTCGAATACATAACCCTGATTGCGGACACCAACCGATTCAAACTGGATCCCGAAACAGTCCCGATTGAGACAATGATTCAGTCCTGCGTCGACTTCTGTCGCCGGCGTCTGGAGACAGAACTGGCTGATTTCGAACGTCCGTTGTCAATCGGAACGCCGCGTATTTATCCAGACGGCATGATCACCGTTGACATGCAATCGGTATACGACGTTCTGAATGAGCTGCTAATAAATGCAATCAAGTTTTCCCCTGCGCGATCACGCATCGTTCTCTCGGCAGATCTGCAGACTGTCGGGACTCATTCACAATTAGCTATTACACTGCAAAATACCGCGCAGCGTGGCAGTTTGACAGATGAAAAGGGTGAGCTTGCGGTCGGAATCCCGGCAAACTACACAGAAACCGTATTCGATCTGTTCTTCTCTACAGATGATTTCCACACCCCCCTCCCACTGGAAAAGTGGCCCAACGGAGCGGGATTGTACATAGCCCGGAAAATCATGAAGCGGCAGAACGGCTGGCTACGCACAGGAACCGGCACGGATCACACCGCTGAACAGGCAGTTCCAGTCGTGAGATTCACGATTATACTGCCAGTACTCCCAGTATAA
- the gltA gene encoding NADPH-dependent glutamate synthase has protein sequence MNNNHTSHTPEDLQQLAQEHLDQLAQIKADTGKIKTKQRLAIPQQEMPAQDPGQRRTNMSEVALGYFEEQALVEAERCLQCKNAPCVAGCPVAIDIPGFIQKITERDYAAAHQIINRTSLLPAVCGRVCPQENQCQAPCTVGKSLKDTFQSVSIGRLERFVADWHAHHRHKNSVDAATKRTEPPAATGKKVGIIGSGPASITAAADLRRAGHEVTMFEAFHKPGGVMMYGIPEFRLPKEIVETEIDDLRRMGVEIRTNFLVGRTRKLTDLLELDGFDALFIGSGAGLPRFMHIEGENLVGVFAANEFLTRSNLMKAYDTSRADTPIRQARKVAVLGGGNVAMDAARTAVRLGAEEVHVIYRRTRTEMPARAEEVDHAEEEGVRFHFLHNPTRIIGDDTSHVCGIELLRHELGEPDDSGRRRPIPVPGSEHLMEVDTVIVSIGNSSNPLLVSSTPGLKTNRWGNIEVDEQCRTSLPKVYAGGDIVLGAATVILAMGQGREAAAAIHADLQ, from the coding sequence ATGAATAATAACCACACCTCACACACCCCGGAAGATTTGCAGCAGCTTGCCCAGGAGCACCTCGATCAGCTTGCGCAGATCAAGGCAGATACCGGGAAAATTAAAACCAAACAACGGCTGGCGATTCCCCAGCAGGAAATGCCGGCACAGGATCCCGGACAGCGCAGGACCAACATGTCAGAGGTCGCACTTGGCTATTTTGAGGAACAGGCACTGGTAGAAGCCGAACGATGCCTGCAATGCAAGAACGCCCCGTGTGTCGCCGGCTGCCCGGTGGCAATTGACATCCCGGGTTTCATTCAGAAGATCACCGAGCGTGACTATGCCGCTGCCCATCAGATAATCAATCGCACCAGCCTGTTGCCGGCTGTATGCGGGAGGGTGTGCCCACAGGAAAACCAGTGTCAGGCACCGTGCACCGTGGGCAAATCCCTGAAAGATACCTTCCAATCGGTTTCTATCGGTCGACTGGAGCGGTTTGTAGCCGACTGGCATGCGCATCACCGCCACAAGAACTCTGTTGATGCCGCCACAAAGCGAACCGAACCCCCTGCCGCCACCGGAAAAAAGGTGGGCATTATCGGCAGCGGTCCTGCGTCAATTACCGCGGCAGCAGATCTCCGCCGTGCCGGCCACGAGGTTACCATGTTCGAAGCATTTCACAAGCCTGGCGGGGTAATGATGTACGGCATTCCCGAGTTTCGTCTCCCCAAGGAGATCGTCGAAACAGAGATTGACGATCTGCGACGCATGGGAGTGGAAATCCGCACCAACTTTCTTGTCGGCAGAACCAGAAAACTCACCGATCTGCTGGAACTCGACGGCTTCGATGCCCTGTTTATCGGTAGTGGTGCAGGCCTGCCGCGCTTTATGCATATCGAGGGAGAAAACCTGGTCGGGGTTTTTGCCGCTAATGAATTCCTGACCCGCAGCAATCTTATGAAGGCCTATGATACCTCACGCGCTGATACCCCGATTCGACAGGCACGAAAGGTTGCTGTGCTGGGCGGCGGCAATGTAGCAATGGATGCAGCACGGACTGCGGTGCGGCTGGGCGCAGAGGAAGTCCACGTAATATACCGCAGAACGCGTACCGAAATGCCAGCTCGGGCAGAAGAGGTTGATCATGCCGAAGAAGAGGGAGTCCGGTTTCACTTCCTCCACAACCCCACCAGGATTATTGGCGATGACACCAGTCATGTGTGTGGAATTGAACTGCTGCGCCACGAGCTTGGCGAGCCGGATGACTCGGGACGACGCCGCCCGATCCCGGTACCGGGAAGCGAGCATCTTATGGAGGTTGATACGGTAATCGTATCGATAGGCAATTCCTCTAATCCATTACTGGTATCCAGCACCCCCGGCCTGAAAACCAACCGCTGGGGAAATATTGAGGTAGATGAGCAGTGTCGCACCTCCCTCCCAAAGGTGTATGCCGGCGGGGACATCGTTCTGGGTGCCGCCACCGTGATTCTGGCCATGGGTCAGGGACGGGAAGCCGCAGCCGCAATACATGCAGATCTGCAATAA
- a CDS encoding sulfide/dihydroorotate dehydrogenase-like FAD/NAD-binding protein — protein MYHILHKEQLAEKVFLMKIQAPLIAQERRAGQFVIIQPDTDFGERIPLTIADADVTAGTITLIFQAVGKTTTDLSAMQTGDPVANVLGPLGNPTHIANFGHVVCVAGGIGAAPMFPIAQALKQAGNSLTLIIGARSRELVILEERMRSIADNLIICTDDGSYGRKALVTEPLEELCSGADKPDKVFAIGPPVMMKFCAATTKPYQVPTMVSLNTIMVDGTGMCGGCRVTVNGETRFTCVDGPEFDGHQVDFENMLARLGSYRPQEQDALHKCRISV, from the coding sequence ATGTATCACATTTTGCACAAGGAGCAACTGGCGGAAAAGGTGTTTCTGATGAAAATTCAGGCACCCCTGATTGCGCAGGAACGCCGCGCCGGCCAGTTTGTCATCATTCAACCCGACACGGATTTTGGCGAGCGAATTCCACTGACGATCGCCGACGCCGATGTCACAGCAGGAACCATTACCCTGATATTCCAAGCAGTAGGCAAGACCACCACCGACCTCTCTGCGATGCAGACCGGCGATCCGGTTGCCAATGTACTTGGTCCATTAGGTAATCCGACCCATATCGCCAACTTTGGTCATGTTGTGTGTGTGGCCGGCGGTATCGGTGCCGCACCGATGTTTCCTATCGCGCAAGCACTGAAACAGGCCGGCAACTCGCTCACCCTGATCATCGGCGCACGTTCCAGAGAGCTGGTCATTCTGGAAGAACGGATGCGCTCTATTGCAGACAACCTGATCATCTGTACTGACGACGGCAGCTATGGCAGGAAAGCCCTGGTCACCGAGCCATTAGAGGAACTATGCAGCGGTGCAGACAAGCCGGACAAGGTATTTGCTATCGGACCGCCTGTAATGATGAAATTCTGTGCCGCGACCACCAAACCGTACCAGGTGCCTACAATGGTATCTCTGAACACCATTATGGTAGACGGCACCGGGATGTGTGGCGGCTGTCGCGTCACGGTGAACGGTGAAACACGGTTCACCTGTGTGGATGGTCCGGAGTTTGATGGTCACCAGGTAGATTTCGAGAATATGCTCGCACGGCTTGGATCCTATCGTCCCCAGGAACAGGATGCACTGCACAAATGCCGCATCAGCGTATAA
- a CDS encoding SPFH domain-containing protein: protein MSILFPFQLLFGVLGLVVVYSLFRSIRIIPAKSALVIERLGKYTHTLEAGFHVLIPFADRVKYTHSLKEQAIDVPSQPCFTQDNVKVEVDGVLYFKVTDPKKASYGITNYRYATIQLAQTTMRSIIGKLEMDKTFEERENINAAILRDIDEATDPWGVTITRYEIQNIRVPDNILTAMEIQLRAEREKRAVIARSVGEMESRINYSTGMMEESVNKSEGQKERFINEAEGKAAEIRAIAAATAASIEKVAKALEKDGGNEALSLKLSESYIQQLQQLAKKNTKLVLPMDLTDLGSVLNSVQYMLHKSGGETE from the coding sequence ATGAGCATCCTTTTTCCATTTCAGCTCCTGTTCGGGGTTTTAGGCCTGGTTGTTGTCTACAGTCTGTTTCGCAGTATACGGATCATCCCCGCTAAAAGTGCACTGGTAATAGAACGCCTGGGGAAATACACCCACACCCTTGAGGCCGGCTTTCATGTGCTGATCCCCTTTGCGGATCGGGTTAAATACACCCACAGCCTGAAAGAGCAGGCTATTGATGTACCAAGCCAGCCGTGTTTCACCCAGGACAACGTCAAGGTAGAGGTCGATGGCGTACTCTACTTCAAGGTAACCGATCCCAAGAAGGCATCCTACGGGATTACCAATTACCGCTACGCAACCATACAGCTGGCGCAGACAACCATGAGATCCATTATCGGCAAACTGGAAATGGACAAGACCTTTGAAGAAAGAGAAAACATCAATGCTGCCATCCTGCGGGACATTGATGAGGCAACCGATCCCTGGGGGGTCACCATAACACGGTACGAGATTCAGAATATCAGAGTTCCAGACAACATACTGACTGCTATGGAGATCCAGCTGCGGGCAGAGCGGGAAAAGCGTGCCGTCATCGCCCGGAGTGTTGGGGAAATGGAATCGCGTATCAACTACTCCACCGGGATGATGGAGGAATCGGTCAACAAATCTGAAGGCCAGAAGGAACGCTTTATCAACGAGGCCGAGGGTAAAGCTGCCGAAATCCGGGCCATTGCTGCGGCAACAGCAGCCAGCATCGAAAAGGTTGCCAAGGCACTCGAGAAGGACGGGGGGAACGAGGCCCTTTCACTCAAGCTGTCTGAATCCTACATTCAGCAATTACAGCAACTGGCCAAGAAGAATACCAAACTGGTTCTGCCAATGGACCTTACTGATTTGGGCTCGGTACTGAACTCGGTCCAGTACATGCTGCACAAATCAGGCGGCGAGACAGAGTAA
- a CDS encoding adenylyltransferase/cytidyltransferase family protein translates to MLSSESTQLYTDGIIIGRFMPPHNGHRFLIDFAARLSEQVTIFLCSLPDEPIPGRLRYDWLSELYPGCRIVHFTQAIPAAGRENPNAHRIWADHIRPHMPHGVGAVFASEAYGKPLAAALGAAFVPLDISRGTVPVSGQLIRQSPFSHWDHLPVPVRAYFCKTAVIHCRNEDDVMSVHQAARELLTTAITWDAPAPVGTAMLYAARRQARRIVLVAVPPTHPAPLPAHDVDIPLSLSEQQSVLTLITKEISACFSRYD, encoded by the coding sequence ATGCTGAGTAGTGAATCAACGCAACTGTATACCGACGGGATAATTATCGGGCGCTTTATGCCGCCGCACAACGGACATCGCTTTCTGATTGATTTTGCCGCCCGACTGTCCGAGCAGGTAACCATTTTCCTGTGTTCTCTGCCCGACGAGCCGATCCCCGGCCGTCTGCGCTACGACTGGCTTTCCGAACTCTATCCTGGATGCCGGATTGTACATTTTACCCAGGCTATACCTGCTGCCGGCAGAGAAAACCCGAATGCCCATCGGATTTGGGCCGATCACATCCGGCCTCATATGCCGCACGGGGTTGGAGCGGTATTTGCATCAGAAGCGTATGGAAAACCGCTGGCAGCAGCATTGGGGGCTGCCTTTGTACCACTCGACATCAGTCGCGGAACAGTCCCGGTAAGCGGTCAACTGATCCGCCAGTCTCCATTCAGCCACTGGGATCATCTCCCGGTTCCGGTGCGGGCATATTTCTGCAAGACTGCGGTTATTCACTGCAGAAACGAGGATGATGTCATGTCTGTACATCAGGCTGCCCGTGAACTGCTGACAACCGCTATAACCTGGGATGCCCCCGCACCGGTGGGAACGGCCATGCTGTATGCCGCGAGGCGTCAGGCCAGGCGGATAGTACTGGTTGCGGTACCGCCAACACACCCTGCCCCGCTCCCTGCGCATGATGTGGATATACCATTGTCCCTGTCTGAACAGCAGTCGGTTCTGACACTGATCACTAAGGAGATTTCTGCCTGTTTTTCCAGGTACGATTGA
- the panD gene encoding aspartate 1-decarboxylase — protein sequence MTVTMLRTKLHRAAVTEANINYEGSISIAPELLTASGLLLNERVEIYNITNGARFATYVIPGKPGQICLNGAAARLAHPGDRVIIAAYCQLEYTEAQNHEPTVVLLDERNAIKS from the coding sequence ATGACAGTAACCATGCTCAGAACCAAGCTGCATCGCGCGGCGGTAACCGAGGCTAATATCAATTATGAGGGTTCAATTTCGATTGCGCCGGAGCTGCTCACGGCATCCGGCTTGCTGTTGAATGAGCGCGTAGAGATTTATAACATCACCAATGGCGCCCGGTTTGCCACCTATGTGATTCCCGGAAAACCCGGACAGATCTGTCTGAATGGGGCCGCTGCCAGACTGGCACATCCAGGCGACCGGGTAATAATTGCGGCGTACTGTCAGCTGGAGTATACAGAGGCGCAGAATCATGAACCAACGGTTGTGCTGCTGGACGAGAGAAACGCGATCAAATCCTGA
- a CDS encoding NfeD family protein, giving the protein MSWLPFIWAIAGLLMIGSEFFITDFVMFFFGLGALLTGLLTFFLPGIAGNLPLQFGLWIAMSSISLLTLRRYFGKAFRGQIFDQNVEDHMIGKTARVSEPIAPGSPGRISFEGTTWKAISYDETFQKGDHVTIIQQEGIGYVVTQQLLPDDTPDTDIQDM; this is encoded by the coding sequence ATGTCATGGCTACCGTTTATCTGGGCTATCGCCGGATTATTGATGATCGGATCAGAGTTTTTTATCACTGACTTCGTGATGTTCTTTTTCGGTCTGGGGGCACTGCTTACCGGCCTCCTGACCTTCTTTCTCCCCGGCATCGCCGGCAATCTACCGCTGCAGTTCGGGCTGTGGATTGCAATGTCCTCGATATCCCTGCTGACCCTGCGAAGATACTTTGGCAAGGCCTTTCGCGGACAGATCTTTGATCAGAATGTAGAGGATCATATGATCGGGAAAACCGCGCGTGTGTCCGAACCTATCGCCCCGGGCTCTCCCGGAAGAATCTCGTTTGAGGGCACCACCTGGAAGGCCATCAGCTACGATGAAACCTTTCAGAAGGGTGATCATGTCACCATCATCCAGCAAGAGGGCATTGGCTATGTGGTAACCCAGCAGCTGCTGCCCGACGACACCCCGGATACCGACATACAGGACATGTAA
- the panB gene encoding 3-methyl-2-oxobutanoate hydroxymethyltransferase, with translation MTRLADFPVRKAAGTRLTMLTCYDAVFAALLQETAIDAVLVGDSAAMVMHGQPSTLTADIGMIEAHVRAVRAGAPKLPIVADMPFLSTRTSTPAAVEAAGRLMAAGADGIKIEGLLGHEQLIPHLVQSGIPVMGHLGLTPQSVHVFGGYRVQGRDAAAADAIRQQSLQLQQLGCFGIVLECVPAGLGTEIARELQIPVIGIGAGSLVDGQILVLQDMLGLGTGRVPRFVRRYMDGSADVTTAVTHYIKDVHAGDFPGPNEQYADSANTGDAGSNG, from the coding sequence GTGACCAGACTCGCCGATTTTCCAGTCCGAAAGGCTGCGGGAACCAGACTTACCATGCTTACCTGTTATGATGCAGTGTTTGCTGCCCTGCTGCAGGAAACCGCGATTGATGCGGTACTTGTTGGCGACAGTGCCGCCATGGTGATGCATGGGCAACCATCCACCCTGACAGCCGATATCGGTATGATCGAGGCACATGTGCGCGCGGTTCGCGCCGGTGCACCCAAGCTGCCGATAGTCGCCGACATGCCATTTCTGTCCACCCGAACAAGTACGCCAGCGGCGGTAGAGGCGGCAGGCCGACTTATGGCAGCCGGTGCCGATGGCATCAAGATCGAGGGGCTGCTCGGGCATGAGCAGCTTATTCCTCATCTCGTCCAGAGCGGCATCCCGGTAATGGGGCATCTGGGTCTGACGCCACAGTCGGTGCATGTGTTCGGTGGCTATCGGGTGCAGGGTCGCGATGCCGCCGCCGCCGATGCTATCCGCCAGCAGTCTCTGCAGCTTCAGCAGCTGGGCTGTTTCGGGATAGTGCTTGAGTGTGTGCCTGCCGGCCTGGGAACAGAGATAGCCCGGGAACTGCAGATTCCCGTGATCGGGATTGGTGCCGGCAGTCTGGTAGACGGACAGATCCTGGTTCTACAGGATATGCTTGGGCTGGGCACCGGGCGGGTTCCACGTTTTGTGCGCCGGTATATGGATGGCAGCGCGGACGTGACCACTGCGGTCACGCACTATATCAAGGATGTTCATGCCGGTGATTTTCCCGGCCCGAATGAACAATATGCGGATTCAGCGAATACAGGGGATGCGGGAAGTAATGGGTGA
- the panC gene encoding pantoate--beta-alanine ligase yields the protein MQVITDPREWAGYCRRVTASGHSLGFVPTMGALHSGHAELLRQSLAENAVTALSIFVNPTQFNDTSDLEQYPRTLEADLALAEKLGVQAVFLPDASSMYPDDGDYRLDEQRLSRILEGAHRPGHFSGVLTIVMKLLLLTAPNRAYFGEKDYQQYVLIKRLAEAFFLRESLGTEIVLSPLVREESGLALSSRNQRLSDEGRRTAARLYQIIRRVTEPEEAAHRIAESGMTVEYLTDTDELSPGSPRRYAAVQLEGVRLIDNLPVAAKISGTEDCNEQ from the coding sequence ATGCAGGTTATAACAGATCCCCGTGAGTGGGCAGGGTATTGCCGGCGGGTTACTGCATCCGGGCACAGCCTGGGTTTTGTCCCGACCATGGGGGCACTGCACAGCGGACATGCGGAGCTGCTCCGGCAGAGCCTGGCGGAGAATGCGGTTACCGCACTCAGTATCTTCGTGAATCCGACCCAGTTTAATGATACCAGTGATCTTGAACAGTATCCACGGACACTGGAGGCTGATCTTGCGTTGGCCGAGAAACTGGGGGTGCAGGCAGTTTTTCTACCGGATGCCAGCAGCATGTACCCCGACGACGGTGATTACCGGTTGGACGAGCAGCGGCTGAGCCGCATTCTGGAGGGTGCCCATCGGCCTGGCCATTTTTCCGGGGTGCTGACGATAGTTATGAAGCTGCTGCTGCTCACCGCTCCGAATCGGGCATATTTCGGGGAAAAGGACTATCAGCAGTATGTGTTGATCAAGCGCCTTGCCGAAGCTTTTTTTCTGCGGGAAAGCCTGGGCACAGAAATCGTTCTGAGTCCGTTGGTGCGGGAAGAGTCCGGACTGGCCCTGAGTTCTCGGAACCAGCGTCTGTCTGACGAGGGCCGGCGGACTGCTGCCCGACTGTACCAGATCATTCGCCGCGTTACCGAGCCGGAGGAAGCCGCACACCGCATTGCAGAATCCGGTATGACGGTGGAGTATCTGACTGATACCGATGAGCTGTCTCCCGGCAGCCCGCGGCGCTATGCTGCCGTGCAGCTTGAGGGGGTACGGTTGATAGACAATCTCCCGGTTGCGGCGAAGATATCCGGCACGGAGGACTGCAATGAACAGTAA
- a CDS encoding SPFH domain-containing protein produces the protein MEPFMAYGLTTVLLALFFVVFFKLLRIVPEQEAWIVENFGKFRATLGPGFHLVIPVIQKIAYKQIIKEEVIDVPPQVCITRDNVQVQVDGLLYLRVVDPVKAAYGIDNYRFAAAQLAQTTMRSEIGKIELDNTFSERDLINSSVVKAVDEASDPWGIKVTRYEIRDITPTDTILKAMEQQVRAEREKRAEILTSEGERDSRINLSKGERSEAINLSKGERQKRINFSEGKAQAIEIIAAATAEGLETIAQAVNRPMGKKALSMRIADQFIEQLGEILSTADTSVMPHDLANIRGLLQSVLPSGSDTETEKSLQAVLDSRPQTATGGKS, from the coding sequence ATGGAACCATTTATGGCATACGGCCTGACAACAGTGCTGCTGGCATTGTTTTTCGTCGTATTTTTCAAGCTGCTGAGGATTGTACCCGAGCAGGAAGCCTGGATCGTGGAGAACTTCGGCAAGTTCCGCGCAACCCTGGGCCCTGGATTTCATCTGGTGATTCCGGTTATTCAGAAGATCGCCTACAAGCAGATCATCAAGGAAGAGGTTATCGATGTCCCCCCCCAGGTGTGTATTACCCGTGACAATGTCCAGGTACAGGTGGACGGGCTGTTGTATCTGCGAGTGGTCGATCCGGTAAAAGCAGCCTATGGAATCGATAACTATCGCTTCGCAGCTGCTCAGCTTGCCCAGACCACCATGCGATCCGAGATCGGAAAGATTGAGCTGGACAACACCTTTTCCGAGCGGGACCTGATCAACAGCTCGGTCGTCAAGGCCGTAGACGAAGCCAGTGACCCATGGGGAATCAAGGTCACCCGATATGAAATCCGGGATATCACCCCGACCGACACTATTCTGAAGGCAATGGAACAACAGGTTCGCGCTGAGCGCGAAAAGCGCGCCGAGATCCTGACCAGCGAAGGCGAACGGGACAGCCGCATCAACCTGTCCAAGGGTGAGCGTTCAGAAGCCATCAACCTGTCCAAGGGTGAGCGGCAGAAGCGCATCAACTTTTCCGAAGGGAAAGCCCAGGCCATCGAAATAATCGCGGCCGCTACCGCCGAAGGTCTGGAAACTATCGCCCAGGCCGTGAACCGCCCGATGGGGAAAAAAGCGCTGTCTATGCGTATCGCCGATCAGTTTATCGAGCAGCTCGGCGAGATCCTTTCCACCGCCGACACATCGGTGATGCCGCATGATCTTGCCAATATTCGTGGGCTTCTGCAGTCGGTATTGCCAAGCGGCAGCGATACAGAGACGGAGAAAAGCTTGCAGGCTGTACTCGATTCCCGGCCTCAAACTGCAACCGGAGGTAAATCATGA